A DNA window from Candidatus Binataceae bacterium contains the following coding sequences:
- a CDS encoding DUF4142 domain-containing protein — protein sequence MKISMIPLSAALLFVLGAPVLASAPSASLTSLLDQANQMNNEEQDMAKELKSKAGDNQTLVTLADTVRDDHVHNQAALEALASQKDVKLKSYEKNKAAEDRLDSLKGAQFNHAFLETEIRDHEKALAMFRRAKSEFSSDREVRVYIDQTIPVLEAHLKMAENLHRDDTELGSPENAANNKESRR from the coding sequence ATGAAGATCAGCATGATACCACTTTCCGCTGCATTGCTCTTTGTCCTTGGCGCGCCGGTCCTGGCCTCCGCCCCATCCGCGAGCCTGACGTCGCTGCTGGATCAGGCAAATCAAATGAACAACGAAGAGCAGGACATGGCAAAAGAGCTGAAGAGCAAGGCCGGGGACAACCAGACCCTGGTCACGCTGGCCGATACCGTAAGGGATGATCACGTACATAACCAGGCTGCACTCGAAGCCCTGGCCAGCCAGAAGGACGTCAAGTTGAAATCGTATGAAAAGAACAAGGCGGCCGAAGATCGACTGGATAGTCTGAAAGGCGCGCAGTTCAACCATGCCTTCCTGGAGACGGAAATCCGCGATCACGAGAAAGCGCTTGCGATGTTCCGCCGGGCCAAGAGCGAGTTTTCGAGCGATCGGGAAGTGCGCGTCTATATCGATCAAACGATTCCCGTGCTTGAGGCCCATTTGAAGATGGCGGAAAACCTCCATCGCGATGACACGGAGTTGGGAAGCCCGGAGAACGCGGCTAACAACAAGGAGTCGCGACGGTAA
- a CDS encoding pyruvate kinase, with amino-acid sequence MSEASATERERLEELLGDLERIRSAMLRLEDDFAAELEQVDESYREGGRNLLHYLALRHQEVRPLQERLAALGLSSLGRSEAHALATVDAVTENLHRLLGRRTETPGARPGVSFSKGAKLLSQHTQSLLGPRPNGRKVRIMVTLPTEAAVDYPLVRELLDRGMDCARINTAHDDPAAWERMAANVRTAARELRRNCRIQIDLAGPKLRTGAIEPGPHVIEWHPQRDTLGRVTSPVRIWLTADDARVPAPSLADVTLPIAGPWMSKLCEGDAIEFDDAREAARTIRITGKAEGGYWAECRQTCYVTPNTALQVRHRGITLAAMGRFGEFPPREQALILKPGDTLIVTPEGAAGKPAAYDDAGRLLAPAVIPSTLSEVFPDVRPGERIWFDDGKIGGLIQNVAGDRMEVLITQARAKGAKLRADKGINLPDSNLSLPALTAQDIEYLPLVVANADLVGMSFVRRPQDVRALQAQLERLGGRGLGIVLKIETRRGFERLPNLLLALMRHPLGGVMIARGDLAVECGYERLAELQEEILWICEAAHMPVIWATQVLESLTKGGMPSRAEITDAAMGERSECVMLNKGPHMVQAVSVLDNILRRMQEHQSKKTSQLRPLHLEPVHVSD; translated from the coding sequence ATGAGCGAAGCGAGCGCGACTGAACGCGAGCGGCTGGAAGAATTGCTGGGCGACCTCGAGCGCATCCGCAGCGCGATGCTGCGGCTGGAAGATGACTTCGCGGCGGAACTCGAGCAGGTTGACGAGAGCTACCGGGAGGGCGGGCGTAATCTGCTCCATTACCTGGCGCTGCGCCACCAGGAAGTCCGCCCGCTGCAGGAACGGCTGGCCGCCCTTGGCCTTTCTTCGCTCGGACGCTCCGAAGCTCACGCGCTGGCGACCGTGGACGCCGTCACCGAGAACCTGCATCGACTGCTCGGCCGCAGAACAGAGACGCCCGGAGCAAGACCGGGCGTCAGCTTCAGCAAGGGTGCAAAACTGCTCTCCCAGCATACGCAAAGCCTGCTCGGGCCGCGTCCCAACGGGCGCAAGGTGCGCATCATGGTGACCTTGCCGACCGAGGCGGCGGTGGACTACCCGCTGGTGCGCGAGCTGCTCGACCGGGGGATGGACTGCGCGCGGATCAATACCGCGCACGACGATCCCGCGGCGTGGGAACGGATGGCGGCGAACGTGCGCACGGCGGCGCGCGAGCTTAGGCGCAACTGCCGCATCCAGATAGACCTCGCGGGGCCCAAGCTGCGCACGGGCGCGATCGAGCCGGGACCGCACGTGATCGAATGGCATCCGCAGCGCGATACGCTCGGCCGGGTAACCTCGCCCGTGCGTATCTGGCTCACGGCCGACGACGCGCGCGTGCCGGCGCCGTCGCTTGCCGACGTGACTCTGCCGATCGCCGGCCCGTGGATGTCCAAACTTTGCGAAGGCGACGCGATCGAATTCGACGACGCGCGCGAAGCCGCGCGCACGATTCGCATCACTGGCAAGGCCGAGGGCGGCTATTGGGCCGAATGTCGGCAGACCTGCTACGTAACGCCCAACACTGCGCTGCAGGTGCGCCACCGCGGCATCACGCTGGCGGCGATGGGCAGGTTCGGCGAATTCCCTCCGCGCGAACAGGCGCTTATCCTCAAACCCGGCGACACGCTGATCGTCACGCCCGAGGGCGCCGCGGGCAAACCCGCCGCATATGACGACGCCGGCCGCCTGCTCGCGCCGGCCGTCATCCCCTCCACGCTATCCGAGGTTTTTCCCGACGTTCGCCCGGGCGAGAGAATCTGGTTCGACGACGGCAAGATCGGCGGCCTCATCCAGAACGTGGCCGGCGACCGGATGGAGGTGCTGATCACGCAGGCCCGCGCGAAGGGGGCCAAGCTCCGGGCGGACAAGGGAATCAACCTCCCCGACAGCAACCTCTCGCTGCCCGCGCTTACCGCACAAGACATCGAATATCTGCCGCTCGTGGTCGCCAATGCGGACCTGGTCGGGATGTCTTTCGTGCGCCGGCCGCAGGACGTCCGCGCCTTGCAGGCGCAACTCGAACGTCTCGGCGGCCGCGGCCTCGGTATCGTGCTCAAGATCGAAACGCGCCGGGGCTTCGAGCGGCTGCCCAACCTGCTGCTCGCGCTGATGCGTCATCCGCTCGGCGGCGTGATGATCGCGCGCGGCGACCTCGCGGTCGAGTGCGGATACGAACGGCTGGCCGAGCTGCAGGAGGAGATCCTGTGGATCTGCGAGGCCGCGCACATGCCCGTCATCTGGGCGACGCAAGTGCTCGAGAGCCTGACCAAGGGCGGGATGCCGTCGCGCGCCGAGATCACCGACGCGGCGATGGGCGAGCGGTCCGAGTGCGTGATGCTGAACAAGGGGCCGCACATGGTGCAGGCCGTGAGCGTCCTCGATAACATCCTTCGCCGCATGCAGGAGCATCAGAGCAAAAAGACTTCGCAGTTGCGCCCGCTCCATCTCGAGCCAGTGCACGTATCGGATTGA